Proteins encoded together in one Geothermobacter hydrogeniphilus window:
- a CDS encoding DUF3179 domain-containing protein, whose product MRLLLLLALSLWPGPVFAAWDLSRADIDTGEILSGGPSKDGIPALLAPRFAAAAEAAFMRPDDLVLGVDINGIAKAYPTRILSWHELVNDRFGGLPVLVSWUPLAYSGVVYSRRIGDEELTFGVSGLLYRSNVLMYDHQSESLWSQILRRAVTGPRRGAKLDVLPSTLTRWDKWRAGHPRTLVLTTATGYDRDYSRDPYEDYYRRRSGLFGFLRAGPGEEDKELVVGIELAGVSRAYPLSVVRQRELLEDSVGGEKLSFRYDKSDDRLRITDSEGRTVPHVTTYWFVWKAFHPQTERFE is encoded by the coding sequence ATGCGCCTGTTGCTGTTGTTGGCGCTGTCACTCTGGCCGGGCCCGGTTTTCGCCGCCTGGGATCTTTCCCGAGCCGACATCGATACCGGCGAAATCCTCTCCGGCGGGCCGTCCAAAGACGGCATTCCGGCTTTGCTTGCACCGCGATTCGCCGCTGCCGCCGAAGCCGCCTTCATGCGTCCTGATGACCTGGTGCTGGGGGTCGACATCAACGGGATCGCCAAGGCCTACCCGACCCGCATTCTTTCCTGGCATGAACTGGTCAACGATCGTTTCGGTGGTCTGCCGGTGCTGGTTTCCTGGTGACCGCTGGCCTATTCGGGAGTCGTGTACTCCCGCCGGATCGGTGATGAAGAACTGACCTTCGGGGTCTCCGGCCTGCTCTATCGCAGCAATGTGCTGATGTACGATCATCAGAGCGAATCGCTCTGGTCGCAGATTCTGCGTCGCGCGGTGACCGGGCCGCGGCGCGGCGCGAAGCTGGATGTTCTTCCCTCGACCCTGACCCGTTGGGACAAGTGGCGTGCCGGGCATCCGCGAACCCTGGTCCTGACCACCGCGACCGGATATGACCGGGATTACAGCCGTGACCCCTATGAAGATTACTACCGTCGACGCAGCGGGCTGTTCGGTTTTCTGCGCGCCGGGCCTGGCGAAGAGGACAAGGAACTGGTGGTCGGCATCGAGCTGGCAGGTGTCAGTCGGGCTTACCCGCTGTCGGTTGTCAGGCAGCGGGAACTGCTGGAGGACTCGGTTGGCGGAGAAAAATTATCGTTCCGCTACGACAAGAGCGATGACCGCCTGCGGATCACGGACAGCGAGGGGCGAACGGTTCCCCATGTCACGACCTACTGGTTTGTCTGGAAGGCGTTTCATCCGCAGACGGAACGGTTTGAATGA
- the amrS gene encoding AmmeMemoRadiSam system radical SAM enzyme, producing the protein MHEARFWKKGEGQAVRCGLCRFQCTIPVGRQGRCGVRENRDGTLYTTVYGRSISEQVDPIEKKPLYHVNPGSLSFSIATVGCNFRCLHCQNHQISQWPLSGRPPAGEILSPAEIVRRARQAGCDSIAYTYTEPTIYFEYAHDTAVLARRAGLRNLFISNGYIMPEPLAALAPYLDAANIDLKAFRDDVYRKLTGASLDGVLETLKDYRRHGIWVEVTTLVIPGRNDDDDQLRGIARFIACELGCEVPWHVTAFYPTYKLLDAPPTPADTLRRARDFGREAGLLHVYTGNVHDPEGGHTFCSGCGERLIERRGFHVVAMRLEGGCCRQCGTRLAGLFT; encoded by the coding sequence ATGCACGAGGCACGCTTCTGGAAAAAAGGGGAAGGGCAGGCGGTCCGATGCGGGTTGTGCCGTTTTCAGTGTACGATTCCTGTCGGTCGGCAGGGTCGTTGCGGGGTGCGGGAGAATCGCGACGGGACGCTTTATACGACCGTTTACGGGCGCAGCATTTCCGAGCAGGTCGACCCGATCGAGAAGAAGCCCCTCTACCATGTCAACCCGGGATCGCTGAGCTTTTCCATCGCCACGGTCGGCTGCAATTTCCGCTGTCTGCACTGCCAGAATCACCAGATATCCCAGTGGCCGCTTTCCGGGCGACCGCCGGCGGGGGAGATCCTGTCCCCGGCGGAGATTGTCCGCCGCGCCCGGCAGGCGGGGTGTGACAGCATCGCCTACACCTACACCGAGCCGACCATCTATTTCGAGTATGCCCATGATACGGCAGTGCTGGCGCGTCGGGCCGGATTGCGCAATCTTTTTATCAGCAACGGCTATATCATGCCGGAGCCGCTGGCGGCGCTGGCTCCTTACCTCGATGCCGCCAATATCGACCTCAAGGCGTTTCGCGACGATGTCTATCGCAAGCTGACCGGGGCCTCCCTCGACGGGGTCCTGGAGACCCTGAAGGATTACCGACGCCACGGCATCTGGGTCGAGGTGACGACCCTGGTCATCCCGGGGCGCAACGATGATGATGACCAGTTGCGCGGGATCGCCCGTTTTATCGCCTGTGAACTCGGCTGCGAGGTTCCCTGGCATGTCACCGCGTTCTATCCGACCTACAAACTGCTGGATGCCCCGCCGACCCCGGCCGACACCCTGCGCCGCGCCCGCGATTTCGGTCGGGAGGCCGGGTTGCTGCATGTCTACACCGGCAATGTCCATGATCCCGAGGGAGGGCATACCTTCTGTTCCGGGTGCGGGGAGAGGCTCATCGAGCGGCGCGGCTTCCATGTGGTTGCCATGCGTCTCGAGGGCGGTTGCTGCCGACAGTGCGGCACGCGCCTGGCCGGTCTTTTCACCTGA
- a CDS encoding methyl-accepting chemotaxis protein, translated as MLKNIKLQYKLVFLFLVMAMLVAVTGSFGLWSQSQIRALLAQTKSRAAQTKITVLMKVALQGSRLNLLEAAMTRGNADDFENHKVDYDLQRGTFDSYCTILLKGQPRLHIPPAQPGSTLHKRIENVRRNFETFDLVAQKLLKRKAALLSGATADGTLDRLVWIELPHEVDAVSVAVDDLLVEVGKLTARGATEAAAIQHRSSVLFLSVIGVSILLAVALGLFATRFIVSRIKILVKALRQGAEGDLTATVTILSEDELGRLGADFNLMLEKLSAMLGKVKVLTGKLGQMENRMLDVSREVVDGAEVQQRGVEETSAAVVRINDSQQEITAAVEVLNRSVAETALSILNMAGNIQGVAGSTESLAGSVEHVSSSISEMVATIKHIEENARTLNHAAVTTASSIAEMDTSIQEIEGNARQTAKIAEAVHEDAETGQRAVQATIEGIKEIRRSGQLTAESIQSLDQSVKDIGMFLSVINDVTEEARLLSLNASIIAAQSGEHGRGFAVVADEIRSLAERTGQSTDEIEQVIGRVEEEMRSVIQAVTSAEKKIEEGESLSLQAGTALNKIVDGVERSTVQVSEIARATREQAKGSQLIRDTMEKVSDMVGQIAMSTHQQATASEEIMAEVEKMAELTDRVRNATRKQSDESEQISHLTEGISSKILEIRQSCDQQAVGSGRIVEAIADIQESTRKNLGSANALDSILGELSAEITALEKEVVAFKILD; from the coding sequence ATGCTGAAAAATATCAAGCTGCAATACAAGCTGGTTTTTCTTTTTCTGGTGATGGCGATGCTTGTCGCCGTCACCGGCAGTTTCGGCTTGTGGAGCCAGTCCCAGATCCGTGCGCTGCTGGCGCAGACCAAGAGTCGCGCGGCGCAGACCAAGATAACCGTACTGATGAAGGTGGCGTTGCAGGGCAGTCGGCTCAACCTGCTTGAAGCGGCCATGACTCGGGGCAATGCCGATGACTTTGAGAACCACAAGGTCGACTACGATCTGCAGCGGGGGACTTTCGACAGCTACTGCACGATTCTGCTCAAGGGGCAACCCCGCCTCCACATCCCTCCCGCTCAACCTGGAAGCACGCTACACAAGCGGATTGAGAATGTCCGCCGGAACTTCGAAACCTTCGACCTGGTGGCGCAGAAACTGCTGAAACGCAAGGCGGCTCTGTTGAGCGGCGCAACTGCTGACGGCACCCTCGACCGGCTGGTCTGGATAGAGCTCCCGCATGAAGTCGATGCGGTCAGTGTCGCGGTTGATGATCTGCTGGTTGAAGTCGGCAAACTGACCGCGCGGGGAGCCACGGAAGCCGCTGCGATTCAGCACCGTTCTTCGGTGCTTTTTCTCAGCGTGATCGGCGTTTCGATCCTGCTGGCCGTTGCCCTTGGTTTGTTTGCCACCCGGTTCATTGTCAGTCGTATCAAAATACTTGTAAAAGCTCTCAGACAGGGGGCCGAAGGAGACCTGACCGCGACGGTCACAATCCTTTCGGAGGATGAGTTGGGACGGCTCGGTGCTGATTTCAACCTGATGCTGGAAAAGCTGTCGGCCATGCTGGGCAAGGTCAAAGTACTGACCGGAAAATTGGGTCAGATGGAAAATCGCATGCTCGATGTTTCCAGAGAGGTCGTCGACGGCGCGGAGGTTCAACAGCGAGGTGTCGAAGAGACCTCAGCGGCTGTTGTCCGTATTAACGATTCGCAGCAGGAGATTACGGCCGCCGTTGAGGTGTTGAATCGTTCCGTTGCCGAGACCGCGCTGTCAATCCTCAATATGGCCGGGAACATTCAAGGTGTTGCGGGCAGTACCGAATCCCTGGCCGGATCCGTGGAGCACGTCAGTTCCTCCATCAGCGAAATGGTCGCGACCATCAAGCATATTGAAGAGAACGCCAGAACTCTCAATCATGCCGCGGTTACAACGGCGTCCTCGATCGCCGAGATGGATACCTCCATTCAGGAAATCGAGGGGAATGCCCGGCAGACGGCGAAGATCGCGGAAGCCGTACACGAGGATGCCGAAACCGGCCAGCGGGCGGTTCAGGCGACCATTGAAGGGATCAAGGAAATTCGGCGTTCAGGGCAACTGACGGCCGAATCGATCCAGTCTCTTGACCAGAGTGTCAAGGATATCGGCATGTTCCTTTCGGTCATCAACGATGTGACCGAGGAAGCCCGGTTGTTGTCACTCAATGCGTCTATTATCGCCGCCCAGTCCGGAGAACATGGTCGCGGATTTGCTGTCGTTGCCGATGAAATCCGTTCCCTGGCGGAGCGCACCGGCCAGTCGACCGACGAGATCGAGCAGGTTATCGGCCGGGTGGAGGAAGAAATGCGGTCCGTTATCCAGGCAGTCACCAGTGCGGAGAAGAAGATTGAAGAGGGTGAGTCTCTTTCGCTGCAGGCCGGGACCGCCCTGAACAAAATTGTCGATGGTGTCGAGCGGTCCACGGTGCAGGTCAGCGAGATTGCCCGGGCTACCAGGGAACAGGCCAAAGGGAGTCAGCTCATTCGCGATACCATGGAGAAGGTTTCGGACATGGTCGGCCAGATCGCCATGTCGACTCATCAACAGGCCACCGCCAGCGAGGAGATCATGGCCGAAGTTGAAAAGATGGCAGAACTGACTGACAGGGTCCGTAACGCCACCCGTAAACAGAGTGACGAAAGCGAACAGATCTCGCATTTGACAGAGGGTATCAGCAGTAAAATCCTGGAAATCCGTCAGTCCTGCGACCAACAGGCCGTCGGGAGCGGTCGGATCGTCGAAGCGATTGCCGACATCCAGGAGTCGACCCGGAAGAATCTTGGTTCGGCCAATGCCCTGGACAGCATTCTGGGAGAACTTTCAGCGGAGATTACAGCACTGGAAAAGGAGGTTGTCGCCTTCAAGATCCTGGATTGA
- a CDS encoding cytochrome C, translating to MKKRILILLTLLLFAAGAEAKLVVIGSGNDTRFDPSGFPPEMQKAYKLMEVKCVKCHSLERAAIALQTGIAPITGGLFDRNATRAYGIKMLRKPDSNMTKQDVKIVVPLLNYMLGEVEH from the coding sequence ATGAAAAAACGGATACTGATTCTGCTCACCCTGCTGCTGTTCGCTGCTGGAGCGGAAGCCAAACTAGTTGTTATCGGCAGCGGCAATGACACCCGGTTCGATCCCTCCGGCTTTCCGCCGGAGATGCAGAAGGCGTACAAGCTCATGGAGGTCAAATGCGTCAAGTGCCACTCCCTTGAACGGGCCGCCATCGCGCTGCAGACAGGCATCGCTCCCATTACCGGCGGTCTTTTCGACCGCAACGCAACCCGCGCCTACGGCATCAAGATGCTGCGCAAACCCGATTCGAACATGACCAAACAGGACGTCAAGATCGTCGTTCCGCTGCTCAATTACATGCTCGGCGAAGTCGAGCATTAA
- the rodA gene encoding rod shape-determining protein RodA, whose product MFDRRLLTHFDWPLLGLVLLISLIGIGNLYSATSAWQSSLATIYLKQLAWLGGGLLIAVAVCLLDYRRLEHFSFFFYGGTILLLLAVLVIGKTSMGATRWINLGFFNLQPSEVMKLVIIIALARYFSENAPFGGFGLKELWQPFLLLGVPALLIIKQPDLGTSMMVLFIGGTMALFAGIRRRILILLAVVAGLACRGGWSLLHDYQRERIRTFLNPERDPLGSGYHIIQSKIAVGSGGLFGKGFMHGTQSQLSFLPERHTDFAFSVFAEEWGFTGCLVLLTLYLLLILWGLHIARRAADRYGTYLALGVTAMFFWHIVVNLGMVIGLLPVVGVPLPLFSYGGTSMVTTMVGVGLLLNVSMRRFVF is encoded by the coding sequence ATGTTTGACAGACGACTGCTGACCCATTTTGACTGGCCGCTGCTCGGCCTGGTCCTGCTGATCAGCCTGATCGGTATCGGCAACCTGTACAGTGCCACCAGTGCCTGGCAGAGCAGTCTTGCCACGATCTATCTCAAGCAGCTGGCCTGGCTCGGCGGCGGGCTGCTGATTGCCGTTGCCGTCTGCCTGTTGGATTACCGCCGGTTGGAACATTTCAGTTTTTTCTTCTACGGCGGCACGATTCTGCTGCTGCTCGCGGTATTGGTGATCGGCAAGACCAGCATGGGGGCGACCCGGTGGATCAATCTCGGGTTTTTCAATCTGCAGCCGAGCGAGGTGATGAAGCTGGTGATCATCATCGCCCTGGCGCGCTATTTCAGCGAAAATGCTCCCTTCGGTGGTTTCGGGCTGAAGGAACTCTGGCAGCCGTTCCTGCTGCTCGGTGTGCCGGCGCTGCTGATTATCAAGCAGCCCGATCTCGGGACTTCGATGATGGTGTTGTTCATCGGCGGCACCATGGCGCTGTTCGCCGGCATTCGTCGCCGGATCCTGATTCTGCTGGCGGTGGTTGCCGGCCTGGCCTGTCGTGGAGGCTGGTCTCTGCTGCATGACTACCAGCGGGAGCGGATTCGCACTTTTCTCAATCCCGAACGTGATCCGCTCGGTTCCGGTTACCATATTATCCAATCGAAAATTGCCGTCGGCAGCGGCGGACTGTTCGGCAAGGGGTTCATGCACGGCACCCAGTCGCAGCTCTCCTTCCTGCCGGAGCGGCATACCGATTTCGCTTTTTCGGTGTTCGCCGAGGAATGGGGGTTTACCGGCTGCCTGGTGCTGTTGACCCTCTACCTGCTGCTCATCCTCTGGGGACTGCATATCGCCCGCCGGGCCGCCGACCGTTACGGTACCTATCTCGCCCTCGGTGTCACCGCCATGTTTTTCTGGCACATTGTCGTCAATCTCGGCATGGTCATCGGCCTGCTGCCGGTGGTCGGGGTGCCGCTGCCGCTCTTCTCCTACGGCGGCACCAGTATGGTGACGACGATGGTGGGGGTGGGGTTGTTGCTCAACGTTAGCATGCGCCGCTTTGTGTTTTAG
- a CDS encoding AMP-binding protein — translation MNNNRCQRTGRTAEDLLDVLRRLREELHPGRQPTPTVTLDSSLDQDLGFDSLGRMELIQRLERHFGIALAETTFADAETARDLLRVVLTADTARTLGAPERVRGLVAGAAEAAPHSARTLPEVLNWHLDHQPDRPHIHFYTDEGDAEILSYRQLHAGAARVAAGLQKHGLMPGSTVSIMLPSEANYFFAFWGTLLAGGVPVPIYPPARKAQMEEHLRRQVVILENCRATHLVTMPEARTFGRLLKASLPGLQTLLTVDELSSAATNDYAAPALQETDTAFLQYTSGSTGNPKGVILTHANLLANIRAMGRAVEVDDTDVVVSWLPLYHDMGLIGCWLSCLYHAAQLVLLSPLDFLNRPVRWLHAIHRHRGTLSAAPNFAYEICLTRLSDDELAGLDLSSWRCAFNGAEAVSANSVERFVERFAAYGFRREALMPVYGMAENSVGLAFPEYGRGPLIDSIDREFFIRSGKAVPLEDNGRERLRIVACGRPLPEHEIRVVDRSGHELPERQEGHIQFRGPSACSGYFHNPAATAELFDGDWLNSGDLGYISHGDIYISGRSKDMIIIAGRNIYPTELEEAIAELEGIRKGNVAVFGSTDRHSGTERLVVLAETRATDPQILAQLRSAINELSLRLVGTPPHDLLLAAPQTVPKTSSGKIRRTAARELYEQGHLGQRHKPWLQYLRLTMMGLRGQLRRGRRWLAGCGFAGRSWGLYYLLLPSVYLAVMLLPRISWRWAWMRLSLRLLCRGCGIPLRVTGLGNLPKGPCVLVANHSSYLDGYALIAALPIRFGFVAKQELADSALLRVPLQRIGTEFVDRIDKQKGIEQARHLGRRSREGCSLMFFPEGTFTRIPGLREFHMGAFVAAAEAGLPVVPIAIRGTRSILRGDDKFPHQGSISIRIGRPLDSARLLDDADEQTVWSRAIKLRDCCRDDILRHCGEPDLARK, via the coding sequence ATGAACAACAACCGATGCCAGCGAACCGGCCGGACGGCAGAAGATCTGCTTGATGTTTTGCGCCGACTGAGAGAAGAGTTGCACCCGGGGCGACAACCAACCCCTACGGTGACCCTCGACAGTTCCCTCGATCAGGATCTCGGTTTCGACAGTCTCGGCCGCATGGAACTGATCCAGCGTCTGGAGAGGCATTTCGGCATCGCTCTGGCGGAAACAACCTTCGCCGATGCCGAAACGGCCCGCGACCTGTTGCGCGTTGTTCTCACTGCTGACACCGCCCGGACTCTGGGCGCTCCCGAGCGGGTTCGGGGTCTTGTGGCCGGAGCAGCCGAAGCGGCGCCACATAGCGCCCGAACCCTCCCCGAGGTTCTGAACTGGCACCTGGACCACCAGCCGGATCGCCCGCATATCCATTTTTATACCGATGAAGGAGACGCCGAGATCCTCAGCTACCGGCAGCTGCACGCAGGTGCCGCCAGGGTCGCAGCCGGTCTGCAAAAACACGGACTGATGCCGGGATCGACAGTGTCGATCATGCTGCCGAGCGAGGCGAACTATTTTTTTGCCTTCTGGGGAACCCTGTTGGCCGGCGGCGTACCGGTGCCGATCTATCCGCCTGCCCGCAAGGCGCAGATGGAAGAACACCTGCGGCGACAAGTGGTCATCCTTGAGAACTGCCGGGCGACCCACCTAGTCACCATGCCCGAGGCCCGCACTTTCGGTCGGCTGCTCAAAGCCAGCCTCCCGGGCCTGCAGACCTTGCTCACGGTCGACGAACTTTCCAGCGCCGCAACCAACGACTATGCCGCTCCGGCCCTGCAGGAGACGGACACGGCCTTTCTCCAGTACACTTCCGGCTCGACCGGAAATCCCAAAGGAGTCATCCTCACCCACGCCAACCTGCTGGCCAATATCCGCGCCATGGGCCGGGCGGTTGAGGTTGATGACACTGACGTGGTGGTCAGTTGGCTTCCCCTCTACCATGACATGGGCCTGATCGGCTGCTGGCTCTCCTGTCTCTACCACGCCGCCCAGCTGGTGCTCCTCTCTCCCCTCGACTTTCTCAATCGTCCGGTGCGCTGGCTGCATGCCATCCACCGCCATCGCGGCACCCTCTCGGCGGCGCCCAACTTCGCCTATGAGATCTGTCTCACGCGGCTCTCCGATGACGAACTTGCCGGCCTGGATCTCTCCTCCTGGCGTTGTGCCTTCAACGGCGCGGAGGCGGTCAGCGCCAACAGCGTCGAACGGTTCGTCGAGCGCTTTGCCGCCTATGGCTTCCGGCGTGAAGCGCTGATGCCGGTCTACGGCATGGCGGAAAATTCAGTCGGCCTGGCCTTCCCTGAATACGGCCGGGGACCATTGATCGACTCCATCGACCGGGAGTTTTTTATCCGCAGCGGAAAGGCCGTACCGTTGGAGGATAACGGCAGAGAGCGGCTGCGGATCGTGGCCTGCGGCCGACCATTGCCGGAGCATGAAATCCGGGTTGTGGATCGATCAGGACACGAGCTTCCCGAGCGCCAGGAAGGACATATCCAGTTCCGTGGACCTTCGGCCTGCAGCGGTTATTTCCACAATCCGGCCGCAACCGCTGAGCTGTTCGACGGCGACTGGCTCAACTCAGGAGATCTCGGTTATATCAGCCACGGAGATATCTACATCAGCGGCCGCAGCAAGGATATGATCATCATTGCCGGCCGCAATATCTATCCCACCGAGCTGGAAGAGGCGATCGCGGAACTGGAAGGGATCCGCAAGGGGAATGTCGCGGTTTTCGGCAGCACCGACCGGCACAGCGGCACCGAACGCCTGGTGGTCCTGGCGGAGACGCGCGCAACCGACCCACAAATCCTGGCGCAATTGCGCAGCGCCATCAACGAACTCTCGCTGCGGCTGGTCGGAACCCCTCCCCACGACCTGCTGCTCGCAGCGCCGCAAACGGTGCCGAAAACCTCAAGCGGCAAGATCCGCAGAACAGCCGCCCGCGAACTCTACGAGCAGGGACACCTCGGTCAGCGTCACAAACCCTGGCTGCAGTACCTGCGACTGACCATGATGGGTCTCCGCGGGCAACTGCGACGCGGCCGCCGGTGGCTGGCCGGGTGCGGTTTCGCCGGGCGCAGCTGGGGACTCTACTACCTGTTGCTGCCATCGGTCTACCTGGCCGTCATGCTCCTGCCGCGCATCTCCTGGCGCTGGGCCTGGATGCGCCTGTCTCTCCGCCTGCTGTGCCGTGGCTGCGGTATCCCGCTCAGGGTCACGGGGTTGGGAAATCTGCCGAAGGGGCCCTGCGTGCTGGTTGCCAACCATTCCAGTTACCTGGATGGCTATGCCCTGATTGCCGCTCTGCCCATACGCTTCGGTTTCGTCGCCAAGCAGGAACTGGCAGACAGTGCCCTGCTGCGCGTTCCGCTGCAGCGAATCGGGACTGAATTCGTCGACCGCATTGACAAACAGAAAGGGATTGAGCAGGCGCGACACCTGGGCCGACGGTCCCGCGAGGGATGTTCGCTGATGTTCTTTCCGGAAGGAACCTTCACCCGAATTCCGGGTCTGCGTGAGTTCCACATGGGCGCCTTCGTCGCCGCCGCCGAAGCCGGTCTGCCGGTGGTGCCGATCGCCATCCGCGGCACCCGGTCGATCCTGCGCGGTGACGACAAATTCCCCCATCAGGGCAGTATCAGCATCCGGATCGGGCGTCCCCTCGACAGTGCCAGACTTCTCGATGATGCCGACGAGCAGACCGTCTGGTCCCGCGCAATCAAACTCCGCGACTGCTGCCGAGATGACATCCTGCGACACTGCGGTGAACCGGACCTGGCGCGGAAGTGA